The window GGTCACGATCGGCGGGATGCCCACGGTGTAGACGGTGGTGACGAGGGTCTGGATGACCAGCGCCCCGACGAGCGTGCCCGCCAGCGAGTAGCGGCCGCCGGCGAGCGAGGTGCCGCCGATGACCACCGCGAGGATGGCGTCGAGTTCGATGAACAGGCCCGTGTTGTTCGCGTCGGCGGCCGTCTGGTTGGCCGTCAGGATGAGCCCGGCGATGCCGGCCGACAGCGCGCAGAACGCGTAGACGGTGAACAGCAGCACCCGCGCCCGCACACCGGCCTGGCGGCTGGCCTCGGGGTTGATGCCGACCGACTCGATCAGCATGCCGAGCGCGGTGCGCCGGGTGAGCAGGGCGGCGACCGCGAAGATCACGGCGCCGATCACGACGGCGACCGGGATGCCGAACCAGAAGCCCGAGCCGAGCTCCTTGAACGGCGCGCTGTCGACGGTGAGGATCTGCCCCTCGGTGATCAGCATCGCCACACCGCGGCCGGCCGTCATCAGGATGAGCGTCGCGATGATCGGCTGGATGCCGATGACCGAGACGAGGAACCCGTTCCAGACGCCGAGCACGAGCGAGATGACGAGCGCCACGATCACGGCGACCGCGACGGTGGCCGGGTTGCCCGGGTCGGAGGAGCCGAGCAGGATCGAGCACGCCACGGCCCCCGAGATCGCCGCCACCGCGCCGACCGAGAGGTCGATGCCGCGGGTGGCGATCACGAGCGTCATGCCGACCGCGATGATCAGCGTCGGCGCCCCGTTCCGCAGGATGTCGACGATCGAGCCGAACAGGTGACCGTCCTTCACCGTCACGGTGAGGAAGTCGGGGAAGGCGATCACGTTGATCAGCACGAGGACGAGCAGCATCACGACCGGCCAGAACAGCCGGCTCGAGACGGTGCGGAGCAGCAGGGCGTTCATCGTCGGTCTCCCGAGGTCTCGAGGGGGGCGGGGTCGGTGTCGGCTGCGGGGCCGCTGTCGTGTGCGGGGCCGGGGGCGGCGACGGATGCGCGGCCGGCGCCCGGGCCGGAGTCGGCGGTCGGGGCATCCGGAACCCCGCCCTCCTCGGCGACCGACCCGTCGGCGATCAGGGCGAGCAGCGCGTCGACCGTGAGGCCGTCGTTCTCGATGTCGGCCACCAGGCGGCGGTCGCGGAGCACCACGACGCGGTGCGCCAGGCGGAGCACCTCCTCGAGCTCGGCCGAGATGAACACGACGCTCATGCCGTTCTCGGCGAGCGTGTAGACGAGCTTCTGGATCTCGGCCTTGGCGCCGATGTCGATGCCGCGCGTCGGCTCGTCGAGGATGAGCAGCCGGGGTGCGATGGCGAGCCAGCGGGCGAGCAGCACCTTCTGCTGGTTGCCGCCGGAGAGGTTGCGCACGAGCGCGTCGGGGTTCGCGGGCCGGATGTTGAGGGCCTGGATGTAGCTCTGCGCGAGCTCCTCCTGCCGCTTCTTCGGGATGGGGCGGAACCAGCCGCGGTCGGCTTGGAGGGCCAGCACGATGTTGTCGCGCACGGTGAGCTCGTCGATGATGCCCTCGCCGCGGCGGTCCTCCGAGGAGTAGGCGATGCGCCGCGAGATGGCCTGACGCGGTGTGCGCAGCTTCGAGCCGGCGCCGCCCACGGTCAGGGTGCCCGAGTCGGCGCGGTCGATGCCGCCCAGGATGCGCGCCAGCTCGGTGCGGCCGGAGCCGAGCAGACCGGCCAGGCCGATCACCTCGCCCTCGCCGATCACGAGATCGAACGGCTCGATGGCACCCTTGCGGCCGAGGCCCTCGGCCCGGGCGAAGTCGGCGGGACGGTCGGCCGCGCCGCCGTCGGCATCGGCGGCGTGGGCCTTGCGGCCGATCTCGTCGAGCACCGTCAGCTCCTTGCCGATCATCTTCTGCACGAGGTCGATGCGCAGGAGCTCCTCGGTGAGGTACTCCCCCACGAGGCGGCCGTTGCGGAGCACGGTGAGCCGGTCGGTGATCTCGTAGATCTGGTCGAGGAAGTGGGAGACGAAGAGGATGGCGACGCCGGAGTCGCGGAGCGAGCGGATCACCCGGAACAGCTCGGCCACCTCGTCGGCGTCGAGGCTCGAGGTCGGCTCGTCGAGGATCAGCACCTTCGCGTCGACGTTGATCGCGCGGGCTATGGCGACGAGCTGCTGGATGGCGAGGGAGTGCGAGCCGAGCAGCGAGCCCGGGTCGATGTCGAGGTTCAGCCCGTCGAGCAGCTCGGCGGCGCGGCGGCGCATCGCGCGGCCGTCGATCGAGCCGAAGCGGCGGGGCTCGCGCCCGAGCAGGATGTTCTCGGCGACCGACAGGTTCGGCAGGAGGTTGACCTCCTGGTAGACCGTCGCGATGCCGGCGGCCTGCGCGGCGGCGGGCCCGGCGAACGACACGGTCTCCCCGTCGACCACGATCGTGCCGCTGTCGATCGGGTAGACGCCGGTCAGCGCCTTGATCAGCGTCGACTTGCCGGCGCCGTTCTCGCCCATCAGCGAGTGCACCTCGCCCGGGAACATGCGGAAGCTGACGTCGTCGAGCGCTTTCACCCCCGGGAAGGAGATGGAGATGGCGCTCATCTCCACGACTGGTTCGGTCATGAGTTCTCTCTTCTTCGAGGGAGTGGCGTGCGGTGGGGTGCGGGTCGCGGGGTGCTGGTTCGTGGTGAGGCGGTGACGGATGCGGGGTGTGGGGCCGCGCATCCGTCACCGCTCTCAGGTGAAGCTGGTGGTGCTGGTCGTGCTGGTCGTGCTGGTGCCGGCCTAGTACTGACGGGTCGGCAGCGCCTCGGCGGCCTGGTCCTTCGTGAAGGTGGTCTCCTCGGTGATGATGCGCTTCTCGGGGGTCTCGCCCTCGTTGATCTGGTTCACGATGTCGACGAGCTGCTTGCCGAGCAGGGGCGAGCACTCGACGATGAAGTTGATCTTGCCATCGGCGAGGGCCTGCATGCCGTCCTTCACGGCGTCGACGCTGACGATCTTGATGTCGACGCCCGGCTTCAGGCCGGCCGCCTCGATCGCCTCGATGGCGCCGAGCGCCATGTCGTCGTTGTGGGCGTAGATCAGATTGGCGTCGGGGTTCGACTTCAAGAGAGCCTCGGTGACCTGCTTGCCGCCGGCGCGGGTGAAGTCACCGGTCTGGCTGGCGACGACCTCGAACTTGTCGTCGCCCTTGATGGCGTCGGCGAAGCCCTCGGCCCGGTCGATGGCGGGCGCGGCGCCCGTGGTGCCCTCGAGCTGGATGATCTTGACGGGCTCGGTCGAGTCCTTGTACTCCTCGAGCACCCACTCGCCGGCCTTCTTGCCCTCCTCGACGAAGTCGGAGCCGAGGAAGCTCTCGTAGAGCGAGTCGTCGGCCGAGTCGACCGCACGGTCGGTGAGCACGACGGGGATGTTCGCGGCCTTGGCCTCGTTGAGCACCGCGTCCCACCCGGTCTCGACGACCGGCGAGAACGCGATCACGTCGACGCCCTGCTGGATGTAGGAGCGGATCGCCTTGATCTGGTTCTCCTGCTTCTGCTGCGCGTCGGAGAACTTCAGCTCGATGCCCGCGTCCTTGAACGCGGCCTGGATGTCGGTGGTGTTGGCCGTGCGCCAGCCGCTCTCGGAGCCGACCTGCGAGAAGCCGACGACGAGCTGGTCGGCGGGCTTGGGGCCTTCGGAGCTGCCGGCGCTGGTACCGCCGCCGGCACAGCCCGCGAGCGTCAGGAGCATCGCTCCGGCCGCGGCGAGACCGAGGAACTTCTTCTTCATGGTGAACCTCTCTGTTCATCGTCCCGGCCGCGTCGTGCTGCGTGATGGTGCCGGGTCGGCCGCCACGTCGGGGCCGGTGCGTCATGGTAGTCACAAATTGTGAGCCTTCACAATTGCCAATTCGGTAACGAATCGATAACCGGAATGAGGCTGGTGCTGGCGCGCTGCAGGCCCTAATGTGAACGCTAATATTCCGAACGCATCAGCACGACGGAACGCACCCCCACCGCCGAGGGTGCCGAGAGGAGGACCGGCTCAGGCCGTAGTGGCCCGGTGTGGCGCAGTCGGCGGTGCCGGCCGGCTCGGGCCATGGCGAGCTGGTGCGGCCCGCGCCACCTGTGCGGGTCAGACCGTGGCGAGCTGGCGCGGCCCGCGCCACCGGTCCGGGTCAGGCGGTGGTGAGCTGCTGCGCGTACAGCGCCGCGTACGAGCCGCCGCGCGCGAGCAGCTGCTCGTGCGTGCCCGACTCCACGATGCGGCCCGCGTCGACCACGAAGATGACGTCGGCGTTCACGATCGTCGAGAGCCGGTGGGCGATCGCGATCGTGGTGCGGCCGCGCGCGGCGGTGTCGAGCGCATCCTGCACCACACGCTCGGAGATGGAGTCGAGCGCGCTCGTCGCCTCGTCGAGGATGAGCACCGCAGGGTCTTTCAGCAGCACCCGCGCGATCGCGATGCGCTGCTTCTCGCCGCCCGAGAGCCGGTAGCCGCGCTCACCGACGAGCGTCTCGTACCCCTCGGGGAAGCTCATGATGCGGTCGTGGATGTTCGCCGCCCGCGCCGCCGCCGCCAGCTGCTCGTCGGTCGCCTCGGGCTTGGCGTAGCGCAGGTTCTCGGCGATCGTGGCGTGGAAGAGGTAGGTCTCCTGGCTGACGATGCCGAGCCGGTCGATCAGCGACTCCTGCCGCAGCTCCCGCACGTCGTGCCCGTCGACCTTCACGGCCCCGGAGGTGGCCTCGTAGAAGCGCGGCACGAGGTACGACACCGTCGTCTTACCTGCCCCCGAGGGCCCGACGAAGGCGGCGAACTGACCCGGCTCGATGGCGAACGACACGTCGTCGAGGGTCGGATGCTCGAGCTCCCCGTCGGGGTACACGAAGCTCACGTGGTCGAACTCGACCCGCCCCGCGCGCTCGGCACCCGAACCGCGGGGCAGGTCCACCGCATCCGGTGCATCGGCGATCGTGGGCTTGAGGTCGAGGTACTCGAAGATGCGGGCGAACAGCGCGCCCGAGGTCTGCAGGTCGAGCCCGACCCGCATCAGCCCGAGGAGCGGCCAGGTCAGCCGCGCCTGCACGGTGGTGAACGCGACGATCGTGCCGGCCGTCACGTCGACGCCGCCCTGGATGAGGTAGCCCGACGCGAGGTAGACGACCGCCGGCACCACCGAGAGCACGATGCTGACGATGGCGAAGAACCACTGGCCGCTCATCTGCTGGCGCACCTGCAGCGCGATCTGGTTCTGGTTCTCGTCGGAGTAGCGCTCGATCTCGGCGCCCTGACGGTTGAAGCTCTTGGCGAGCAGGATGCCCGAGACGCTCAGCGTCTCCTGGGTGATGGCCGTCATGTCGGACAGCGACTCCTGCGTCTTGCCCGCGATGCGCGCCCGCACCTGGCCGACCCGGCGCTGCACGAGCACGAGCAGCGGCATCAGGATGACCGCGACCACCGTGAGCTGCCAGCTGAGCAGCAGCATCGCGACAAGAGCCGCGATGACCGTGACCGTGTTGCCGAGCACGCTCGAGACGGTGTTGGTGAGCACGTTGGCCACGCCGCCCACGTCGTTCTGCAGCCGCGACTGGATGATGCCCGTCTTCGTGCGGGTGAAGAAGGCGAGCTCCATGCGCTGCAGGTGGGTGAAAAGACGGATGCGCAGATCGCCCATCACGCTGTTGCCGACCCGCGCCGTGAGGTACGTCTGCCACACGCCGAGGGCGGCCGACACGATCCAGATCAGCACCATCGCGCCGACCAGCTCGAACAGGATCGGGATGTTCGGACCGCCGGCCGGGAAAAGGCCCAGGTCGAAGGCCTGCTGCGTCAGCAGCGGAGGCAGCACGGTGAGCGCGGCCCCGATCAGCACGAGCACCGCGGTGACGGTAAGCGCCGGACGGTAGGGCCGGAACAGCTCGCCGATACGACGCAGCAGGTTCGGGATCTTCGGCGCCTCGGCGTTCGCGGCGCGCTGCGCGTCGCGGTCGCCGCTGGAGACGCGGCCACCGCCCCCGCCCCCACCGCCCCCGCCGAGACGGGTGCGCCCGCCCGCGGCCGCGACGGCGCTCATGCGGCCGCCGCCGCCCATTCCACTCATAGTGATGACAGTACGCCGCACCACCGACGCCGCCGTCACCGTCCTCCTAGGGCGAAATCCGAACGCGGCCACACGCACGAATCGCGGCCACCGAGCCCGTGAGAGCGTCGGTGACCGCGATGCGTGCGCGAGCGCGTCAGCCCTTCGTGGAACCCGCCAGGAGCCCCCGCACGAAGAACCGCTGCAGGGCGAAGAAGACGATCAGCGGCACGATGATGGCCACGAACGCCCCCGCCGTGAGCAGGTACCAGTCCTGCCCGCGCGAGCCCGTGATCTCGGCCAGCAGCTTGGTGATCGGGGCCACCCCGCCGTCGGCGAAGATCAGCGCCACCAGGAGGTCGTTCCAGACCCAGAGGAACTGGAAGATGGCGAACGACGCCAGCGCCGGCATGGTCAGCGGCAGGATGATCCGGAAGAAGATCTGCCCGTGACCGGCGCCGTCGACGCGAGCCGCCTCGATGACCTCGCGGGGGATCTCCGACACGAAGTTGTGCAGCAGGAAGATCGCCAGCGGCAGGGCGAAGATCGTGTGCGCGATCCAGACCTGCGAGAAGGTGCCGTTGGAGGGCACCCCCGAGAAGATCCAGTCGTCACCGACGGCCACGCCGCGCGAGAACAGGCTGAGCAGCGGCACGAGAGCCATCTGGATCGGAACGATCTGCAGCGCGAAGACGCCGATGAACAGCCAGTCCTTGCCCTTGAAGTCGATCCACGCGAAGGCGTAGGCGGCCAGGGCCGCGATCACCAGCGGGATCAGCGTCGCCGGGATGGTGATGGCGATCGAGTTCACGAACGACGAGGCGATCGTGACCGAGGAGTTGCCGGAGCCCAGAACCTCGACGTAGTTGTCGAGGGTGAAGCCCCAGTTCTCGAATATCGTCCACCAGCCCGAGGTCTGGATGTCGTTCCGCTCGCGGAACGAGGAGATCAGCAGCCCGAAGGTCGGGATCGTCCAGATCACCGCGATGATCAGGGCGGCGACCGTCGCGCCGCGACTGGTGAGCCGGCGCTTGGTGCGCTTGGTCACGGTCTCGTCGCGCTCGATCGCGCGTTCGCCCGACCTCAGCTGCTTCTTCGTCGACTTGTCGACCGGCAGGTCGATCGGCTGCACGGCGCTCATCGGATCTCCCTCTGCTTCTTGATCTGCCTGGCGTTGTAGATGACGATCGGCATCACCAGGATGAAGAGGATGACGGCGAAGGCCGCCGACCGCCCGTACTCGAAGTTCTTGAACTGCGTGTACATCTCGTTCGCCAGCACGCTGGTCTCGTTCGCGCCCGCCGTCATGGTGCGCACGATGTCGAACACCTTCAGCGAGGCGATCGAGATGGTGGTCAGCACCACGATCAGCGACGAGCGGATGCCCGGCACCGTCACATTGGTGAAGCGCTGCCACGCGTTGGTGCCATCGAGCTCCGCCGCCTCCAGCTGCTCGGCGGGAACGCCCTTGATCGCCGCCGAGAGGATGACCATGGCGAAGCCCGTCTGGATCCAGATGAGCACCACGATCAGGAAGAAGGTGTTCCAGGGCGACTCCTGCAGCCACTGCACCGGCTGACCGCCGAGCCACACGACCACCTGGTTGAGGAGGCCGATCTGGCTCTGGTCGTCGGGCCGGTAGGTGTAGACGAAGCGCCAGATGATCGACGCGCCCACGAACGAGATCGCCATCGGCATGAAGACGAGGATCTTGAAGAACTTCTCACCGCGGCTCTTGTCTATGAAGACGGCATAGGCGAGACCGAAGATGGTCGACGCGATCGGCACGACCAGCACCCAGATGATGGTGTTCAGGATGACGCGCAGGTTCTGCGGGTTCGTGAGCACCCAGGCGAAGTTGTCGAGCCCGACGAAGTTGCCGCGGCTCGAGAACAGCGAGTCGATCGCGGTCTTGACCGTGGGGTAGATGAGCCCGATCACCAGCAGGATGATCGCGGGGGCCAGGAAGCCGAAGAGCTGGAAGAGATAGCCGGCACCCTGCGAGGACCGCTTGTCGATCCAGAAGAAGAGCAGGCCGAGGGCCGCCGCGATGAGCGCCGCCCACCAGACCGAGCCCACGAGCACGAGGGCGAGGAACGGGGCGATGACGCAGACCGCGAGACGGATGATCGTGTACTTGCGCCCGGTTCGCGGAGCGATCTCCACGAAGAACAGGATCAGCGCGACGACGATGCCGAACGCGATGAGGACGATGGGGATCTGCGCCAGCGCGGGCAGCTTCCCCACCCAGAGAAGGAAATCGGACATGAAAACCTTTCGAGTGCGACTCTGGACTCAGGAACGGCCCGGCGCCCTCGGCGCCGTGAGGACACCGTAGCACCAGGGTGCAAGGAGGCCGCCCGAGGGTTCGGGCGGCCTCCTCACGACCGTTCTGTCTATGGATGGACGGGTCGACCTACTCGGTCGGCCAGCCGCCCTCGATGGACGTGAGCACTTCCTCCTGGGGAGTGCCGTTGATCCAGTCGACCATGCCCTTCCAGAAGGTTCCGGCGCCGACGGCACCGGGCATCAGGTCGGAGGCGTCGAACCGGAACGTGGTCTTCTCGTCCTGGAGGATGCCGATGGCCTGCTGCAGGATGGGGCTCTGCGCGTTGGAGGCCTCGAGGCCCTTGTTCGCGGAGATGACGCCACCCAGCGACACGCGGCTGTTCGCCCACTCGGGGCTCGAGAGGTACTCCTGCACCTTGACGGTGTCGGCGTCGTTCGAGAACGCTCCGACGATCTCGCCACCACCGGTGACGGCGGTCTCGCCCTCGTTCACCGCGGGGGTGACGAACGCCCAGATGTCGGCGTCGGGGCCGACCGTGGCTCCGGCGTCGGTGAGGAAGCCGTCGAAGAACGAGGCCTGGTGGGTCAGCGCGCAGCTGCCGTCGGCCATGGCGTTCGCCACGTCGCCGAAGGCGGTCGCGTTGATCGACTTGACGTCACCGAAACCGGCGTTGACGTAGCTCGGGTTGAGCAGGATGTCGCCGACGGAGGTGAAGGCGTCGCTGATCGCGGGGTCGGTGAACTTCACCTCGTTCTTCACCCACTGGTCGTAGACGTCGGGGCCGCTCTGGCGCAGCACCAGGTCTTCGACCCAGTCGGTGCCCGGCCAGCCGGTGGCGTCGCCCGAGCCGAAGCCGGCGCACCACGGGGCCGTGCCCAGGGTGGTCTGCATCTTCGCGGTCAGGTCGACCATCTCCTGGTAGGTCTTCGGGACCTCCCAGCCGTTGTCGGCGAACTGCTTCGGCGAGTACCAGATGAAGCCCTTGACGCTGGCCATCAGCGGAGCACCGTAGAAGGTGTCGTCGACGGTGCCGTAGGCCTTCCAGTCGGTCGACCAGTACTCGTCGACGTTCTTCTCGACGCCCTCGGGAGCCTTCTGGATGAAGCCGCGCGACGCGAGGTCGGCGAGCAGACCCGGCTGCGGGAAGATCGCGAGGTCGGGCGGGTTGCCACCCTGCGCGCGGATGCCGATCTGGGACTCGAACTCCTTCGACGACTCGTACTGGATGTCGATGTTGTTCTCTTTCTCCCAGTCCGCCCAGGACTGTTCGAGAAGCTCGGCCTCGGTGTCGGCGATGGTGCCGTAGACGGTGACGACGCCGTCGGCCTCACCGGCCTCACCGCCCGCCGCTCCGCCGCCGGCGCCGCCGGAGCAGCCGACGAGTGCGAGCCCGAGGCCCGCCGCGATGGCGATGGGTGCTGTGACACGGCGGTGCGAAAGTGACCGCATATCTCCTCCTCATTGAGTTAGTGCGCTCCGTAGTGGTGCCTTCGGTGGCGCGTGTAGGGAAACCTTTCCATAACTCCCACCAAATGACAAGCGACGTCCTCGATGTCTCGAGAAGGTAACGATCCGTTCGGAGAGAGCGCTCTCACGCTAGCAGACGCGCGGGTGATCGCGAAACTGGTCCTCCACATCCGCCGCCACCTGGCACTAGGATTCTGGAAGCGTTTGCACACGAGAAGACGAGGAGGTCGTCGTGTCGGGAATCGAAGACGTGGCGACCCTGGCCGGGGTGTCCAAGGCCACGGTGTCCCGCGCCCTGAGCGGCCGCGGCTACGTGTCGGCCGAGACGCGCACCCGGGTGTCCGCCGCCGCCGCGACGCTGGGCTACGTCGTCTCCTCGAGCGCGTCGAGCCTCGTCACCGGCCGCACCAACAACGTCGGGGTGATCATCCCCGAGATCAATCAGTGGTTCTTCGGCAGCATCATCGAGGGCGTCGAGCGCGCGCTGCTCGATCGCGGCTACGACCTCATGCTCTACAACACCACGAAGACGGTGGAGGAGCGCAGCCGGGTCTTCGAGTACTTCCTCGTGCGCAAGCGGGTCGACGCCGTGATCGCCGTGACCCTCGAGATCACCGCTCCCGAGGCCGAACGCCTGCTCGCCCTGGGCAAGCCCATCGCCGGGATCGGCGGCCCCCTGGTCGGCATCCCGACGCTGAGCATCGACGACATCGAGGCGGCGCGGCTCGCCACCGAGCACCTGCTGCTGCTCGGGCACCGTGACATCGTGCACGTCGGCGGCGACATCGACGAGCAGATGGACTTCCACGTGCACTCCAAGCGGCTGCGCGGCTACCGCGAGGCGCTCGAGGCGGCGGGCATCCGCTACGACGCCGACTCGCACGTCGCGACGCCCTTCGACATCCCGGGCGGCTACCGGGTGGGCAAGCAGCTGCTGGGCGATCCCCGGCGGCGGCCCACCGCCGTCTTCGCCGCCTGCGACGAGGTGGGCATCGGCGTCATCCTCGCCGCGCGCGAGCTCGGGCTCTCGGTACCGGAGGACCTGTCCGTGATCGGCATCGACGACCACCCGCTGAGCGAGATGTTCGGGCTGACCTCCATCGGCCAGCGCCCCGACCTGCAGGGCGAGCAGGCGGTCGACTGGGTCATCCGCCAGCTGGAGGAGCCGGGCTGGACGCCGCCGTCCAAGCACACCTTCGTGCCGGCACGGCTGGTCATCCGCTCGTCCACCGCTCCCCCGCGCGCCCGCTCCTGACGCCCCGTCCGTCCCTCTCGTCGCACCCGGGGGCCGGGCCGCGGGTCAGGCGAACGACGAGAGGTCGGGCGGCACGAGCGCGCCGTCGCGCCGATCGACCGGGACCACCGCGACCACGGCCGCCGTCTCGGTCGGCAGGGCCCCGTCGATGTGGAACGAGCCCGGGTCTCCGGATGCTCGCACGGTCACGCCCGCCGTCTCGAGCTCCCCCGGCTCGAGCACCACGATCAGCACGGCGAACCGGCTGTCGTCGTAGCCCCGCAGCACCTCCCCCACCCGGTCGAGCGCGACGGCCTGGATGAAACCGGTGTCGGCCAGCGGGACACCCCTCGTCGAGACCTCGTACTCGCCCAGCCTGCGGGCGGCCACCCAGTCGTCATGGATGGCGATGTGGGCGATGCGGGTCACGGGTTCCTCCGATGGTCGATGACGGTGCCCGAACGGGCACTGGTGCGTTAATGACACTGGACGGTATCATTAAGTCATGACCGCGACATCTCCCGCCGGCCGACGCGGGCGCCCGACCGAGGCCGACCGGGCCCGGCGACGGGATCGCCTGCTCGACGCCGCGGTCACCTGCTTCGCCGAGACCGGTTTCGAAGCCACGACGCTCGACGCCGTCGCGGCGCGGGCCGGCGTGACGAAACGCACGATCTACGTCGACCACGGCGACAAGGCCGCGCTGTTCGCCGCCGCCGTCGACCGGCTGCACGCCGGCATCCGCGGGGTGGCCTCCGCGGAGGGCAGCCTGGAGTCCGCCGCGATCGAGCTGGTGCACGTGCTGCACTCCGACGAGGCGGTGGCCCTGCACCGACTCGTGCTGATGGAGGCGTGGCGGTTCCCCGCGCTGGCTGCGGCGTTCTACGAGACCGGGCCCCGGGCATCCGTCGCAATGCTCGCCGCCCTGCTGCCGTCGGGCGACCGCCATCTCGCCGAGCCCCTGCACGCACTGCTGCTGGGAGAGCCGCATCGTCGCCGCCTGCTCCGGCTGGCGCCCGCCCCCGACCGGGCCGAGGCACGGCGCCACGCCGTCTCGACCCTCCGTCTGCTCGCTCTCATCCCCTGAGTTCAGCGCCGACGAGCGCCGGTCAACCGGGTGCCCGGTTAAACGACGGATGCCCGAGCCGTGAGGCCCGGGCATCCGCTTCGAAGCAGAGAAGACTACTTGAGGGTGACGGTGGCGCCGGCCTCTTCGAGCTGGGCCTTGGCCTTCTCGGCGGTCTCCTTGTTGGCGCCCTCGATGACGGCCTTGGGAGCGCCGTCGACGAGTGCCTTCGCCTCACCGAGGCCGAGGCTGGTGAGGGCGCGCACCTCCTTGATGACCTGGATCTTCTTCTCGCCGGCAGCCTCGAGGATGACGTCGAACTCGGTCTGCTCCTCGACCTCTTCGGCGGGCGCGCCACCGGCAGCGGCGGGGCCGGCGACGGCGACGGGGGCAGCCGCGGTGACCTCGAAGGTCTCCTCGAACGCCTTGACGAACTCGCTCAGCTCGATGAGCGTGAGCTCCTTGAAAGCCTCGAGCAGTTCCTCGGTGGAAAGCTTTGCCATGTTGTTCTCCTTGTTGTGGTAGTTAGTTCAACCGCGTGCTGGAGCCGGAGCTCAGGACGCGGACTCCTGCTTCTCACGCAGCGCATCGACCGTGCGAACGGCCTTCGACAGCGGGGCGTTGAAGAGATATGCGGCACCGAACAGCGAGGCCTTGAAGGCACCGGCGAGCTTCGCCAGCAGGACTTCACGGGACTCGAGGTCGGCGAGCTTGGTGACCTCGTCGGCGGTCAGGGGGTTACCGTCGAAGTACCCGCCCTTCACGACCAGAAGAGGGTTTGCCTTGGCAAAGTCACGCAGCGACTTGGCGACGGCCACGGGGTCACCGTGGACGAAGGCGATCGCGGACGGACCGGCGAGCTCGTCGTCGAACGACGAGATGCCGGCGTTGTTCGCCGCGATCTTGGTCAGCGTGTTCTTTACCACGGCGTATGACGCGTGCTCACGGATGCTTCCGCGCAGCTGCTTCAGCTGGGCGACCGTGAGACCGCGATACTCGGTCAGCAGAACGGCGGTCGAGCTCTGGAACAGTTCCGTGAGCTCGGCAACCGAGGCTTCCTTGTTCGCCATGGCGCTCCTAGTAATCGATGGTGTCGGCCGGGACGACCACCGGATGCACCTGGAGAAGGAGCTCTGGGACAGGAAAGAGAAAAGCTCCGGCGCAGGAGGCCGGAGCGAGAACACAGCAGAACGCTGGAGA of the Herbiconiux flava genome contains:
- a CDS encoding carbohydrate ABC transporter permease; translated protein: MSDFLLWVGKLPALAQIPIVLIAFGIVVALILFFVEIAPRTGRKYTIIRLAVCVIAPFLALVLVGSVWWAALIAAALGLLFFWIDKRSSQGAGYLFQLFGFLAPAIILLVIGLIYPTVKTAIDSLFSSRGNFVGLDNFAWVLTNPQNLRVILNTIIWVLVVPIASTIFGLAYAVFIDKSRGEKFFKILVFMPMAISFVGASIIWRFVYTYRPDDQSQIGLLNQVVVWLGGQPVQWLQESPWNTFFLIVVLIWIQTGFAMVILSAAIKGVPAEQLEAAELDGTNAWQRFTNVTVPGIRSSLIVVLTTISIASLKVFDIVRTMTAGANETSVLANEMYTQFKNFEYGRSAAFAVILFILVMPIVIYNARQIKKQREIR
- a CDS encoding ABC transporter substrate-binding protein, encoding MRSLSHRRVTAPIAIAAGLGLALVGCSGGAGGGAAGGEAGEADGVVTVYGTIADTEAELLEQSWADWEKENNIDIQYESSKEFESQIGIRAQGGNPPDLAIFPQPGLLADLASRGFIQKAPEGVEKNVDEYWSTDWKAYGTVDDTFYGAPLMASVKGFIWYSPKQFADNGWEVPKTYQEMVDLTAKMQTTLGTAPWCAGFGSGDATGWPGTDWVEDLVLRQSGPDVYDQWVKNEVKFTDPAISDAFTSVGDILLNPSYVNAGFGDVKSINATAFGDVANAMADGSCALTHQASFFDGFLTDAGATVGPDADIWAFVTPAVNEGETAVTGGGEIVGAFSNDADTVKVQEYLSSPEWANSRVSLGGVISANKGLEASNAQSPILQQAIGILQDEKTTFRFDASDLMPGAVGAGTFWKGMVDWINGTPQEEVLTSIEGGWPTE
- a CDS encoding LacI family DNA-binding transcriptional regulator, giving the protein MSGIEDVATLAGVSKATVSRALSGRGYVSAETRTRVSAAAATLGYVVSSSASSLVTGRTNNVGVIIPEINQWFFGSIIEGVERALLDRGYDLMLYNTTKTVEERSRVFEYFLVRKRVDAVIAVTLEITAPEAERLLALGKPIAGIGGPLVGIPTLSIDDIEAARLATEHLLLLGHRDIVHVGGDIDEQMDFHVHSKRLRGYREALEAAGIRYDADSHVATPFDIPGGYRVGKQLLGDPRRRPTAVFAACDEVGIGVILAARELGLSVPEDLSVIGIDDHPLSEMFGLTSIGQRPDLQGEQAVDWVIRQLEEPGWTPPSKHTFVPARLVIRSSTAPPRARS
- a CDS encoding TetR/AcrR family transcriptional regulator, producing MTATSPAGRRGRPTEADRARRRDRLLDAAVTCFAETGFEATTLDAVAARAGVTKRTIYVDHGDKAALFAAAVDRLHAGIRGVASAEGSLESAAIELVHVLHSDEAVALHRLVLMEAWRFPALAAAFYETGPRASVAMLAALLPSGDRHLAEPLHALLLGEPHRRRLLRLAPAPDRAEARRHAVSTLRLLALIP
- the rplL gene encoding 50S ribosomal protein L7/L12, producing the protein MAKLSTEELLEAFKELTLIELSEFVKAFEETFEVTAAAPVAVAGPAAAGGAPAEEVEEQTEFDVILEAAGEKKIQVIKEVRALTSLGLGEAKALVDGAPKAVIEGANKETAEKAKAQLEEAGATVTLK
- the rplJ gene encoding 50S ribosomal protein L10, yielding MANKEASVAELTELFQSSTAVLLTEYRGLTVAQLKQLRGSIREHASYAVVKNTLTKIAANNAGISSFDDELAGPSAIAFVHGDPVAVAKSLRDFAKANPLLVVKGGYFDGNPLTADEVTKLADLESREVLLAKLAGAFKASLFGAAYLFNAPLSKAVRTVDALREKQESAS